Below is a genomic region from Elusimicrobiota bacterium.
TTACCACGCCTGCCCCTACTGTGTGGCCGCCTTCCCTGATTGCAAACCTCAACTGCTTCTCCATCGCTATCGGCGTCAATAACTCTACATCCATTATCACATTGTCCCCGGGCATTACCATCTCCACTCCCTGG
It encodes:
- the tuf gene encoding elongation factor Tu (EF-Tu; promotes GTP-dependent binding of aminoacyl-tRNA to the A-site of ribosomes during protein biosynthesis; when the tRNA anticodon matches the mRNA codon, GTP hydrolysis results; the inactive EF-Tu-GDP leaves the ribosome and release of GDP is promoted by elongation factor Ts; many prokaryotes have two copies of the gene encoding EF-Tu), with protein sequence QGVEMVMPGDNVIMDVELLTPIAMEKQLRFAIREGGHTVGAGVVTEIIE